The Nerophis lumbriciformis linkage group LG07, RoL_Nlum_v2.1, whole genome shotgun sequence genome window below encodes:
- the hus1 gene encoding checkpoint protein HUS1 has translation MKFRGKIVDVACLNHFTRVVSTISKLTKTCVLRVTEDHLFFVLSGKVANGGVGMWCELAQANFFDEYQMEGVSPDDNEICLEVTPENVSRALKTVQNAKSVKVKLTKKHCPCLTIAAELPTMSSTSRVVTHDIPVDVIPRRLWHEFKEPSMPDFDVSVYLPPLKTMKNVVDRMKNLSNFLVVEANMSGEMNLKIETDLVSVTTHFKDLGNPQWDDDASQDGGPSRRRDPDTMAQARVDIRKLQQFLIGQQVNPSKAMCNIVHQRVLHLILLHEDVSLQYFIPAVA, from the exons ATGAAGTTTCGTGGGAAGATTGTCGACGTGGCGTGCCTCAACCATTTCACTC GCGTGGTGAGCACCATCTCCAAGCTGACCAAGACTTGTGTCCTGCGTGTGACGGAGGACCACCTTTTCTTCGTCCTCAGTGGAAAAGTGGCAAACGGAGGCGTGGGCATGTGGTGTGAGCTCGCCCAG GCCAACTTCTTTGACGAATACCAGATGGAGGGCGTGTCTCCGGACGACAACGAGATTTGTCTGGAAGTGACTCCAGAGAACGTGTCCCGCGCCCTGAAGACGGTCCAGAACGCCAAAAGTGTCAAAGTCAAACTGACCAAGAAGCACTGCCCCTGTTTGACCATCGCTGCCGAGCTG CCCACCATGTCCAGCACCAGCCGCGTGGTCACGCACGACATCCCGGTCGATGTCATACCACGGCGACTCTGGCACGAGTTCAAAGAACCCAGCATGCCCGACTTTGAT GTGAGCGTCTACCTGCCGCCTCTGAAGACCATGAAGAACGTGGTGGACCGGATGAAGAACCTCTCCAACTTTCTG GTGGTGGAGGCCAACATGAGCGGCGAGATGAACCTGAAGATCGAGACCGACCTGGTGTCTGTCACTACTCACTTCAAAGACCTGGGAAACCCTCAGTGGG ATGACGACGCCTCCCAAGATGGCGGCCCGTCTCGGAGGCGTGACCCGGACACCATGGCCCAGGCTCGCGTGGACATCAGGAAGCTGCAGCAGTTCCTCATCGGTCAGCAGGTCAACCCGAGCAAAGCCATGTGCA ACATCGTCCACCAGAGGGTGCTTCACCTCATTCTGCTGCACGAGGACGTCTCGCTGCAGTACTTCATACCCGCCGTGGCGTAG